A single genomic interval of Vulpes vulpes isolate BD-2025 chromosome 3, VulVul3, whole genome shotgun sequence harbors:
- the ZNF644 gene encoding zinc finger protein 644 isoform X2, which produces MDDLKINTDITGAKEELLDNNSFISDKESGVHKPKDCQTSFQKNNTLTLPEELSKDKSEKALSGGQSTLFIHAGAPTVSSENFILPKGAAVNGPVSHSSLAKTSSMNKGSVSLTTGQPVDQPTTESCSALKVAPDLQLSTPQKASQHQVLFLLSDVAHAKNPTHSIKKLPTSASVGCDIQNSVGSSIKSDSTLINQVEVGEDSDDLLVKDDCVDTLTGISSGTDEFRSENDTNWDPQKEFIQFLMTNEDTVDKAPVHSKVGLEKKRKRKMDVSKITRYTEDCFSDSNCIPNKSKMLEVDFLEQNEELQAIDSQKYALSKVKPESTDEDLESVDAFQHLIYNPDKCGEDSSPVHTSTFLSNTLKKKCEESDSESPATFSTEEPSFYPCTKCNVNFREKKHLHRHMMYHLDGNSHFRHLNVPRPYACRECGRTFRDRNSLLKHMIIHQERRQKLMEEIRELKELQDEGRSARLQCPQCVFGTNCPKTFVQHAKTHEKDKRYYCCEECNFMAVTENELECHRGIAHGAVVKCPIVNSDVAQRKTQKKTFMKDSVVGSSKKSATYICKMCPFTTSARSILKKHMEYLHSSSCVDSFGSPLGLDKRKSDILEEPIDIDGTKPLIKQQSATFPKNSALKQDVKRTFGSSSQSSNFSKFHKRPHRIQKARKSIAQSGVNVCNQNNSHKTVMIKSSTDQKPKYFHQATKEKSNAKANSNYLYRHKYENYRMIKKSGESYPLHFKKEEASSLNSLHLFSSSSNSHNNSFISDSQNSDTKRPESFKEHRRVAVKRVVKESKKESSVGGEDLDSYPDFLHKMTVVVLQKLNSAEKKDSYETEDESSWDNVELSDYTTQAMEDETYNDINQEHVNLFPLFKSKVESQEPGENATLSYDQNDGFYFEYYEDAGTNNFLHDIHDSQHLENAETSLSKHSSVFHWTDLSLEKKSCPYCPATFETGVGLSNHVRGHLHRAGLSYEARHVVSPEQIATSDKMQHFKRTGTGTPVKRVRKAIEKSETTSEHTCQLCGGWFDTKIGLSNHVRGHLKRLGKTKWDAHKSPICVLNEMMQNEEKYEKILKALNSRRIIPRPFVAQKLASSDDFLSQNVIPLEAYRNGLKTEALSVSASEEEGLSFLNEYDETKPELPSGKKNQSLTLIELLKNKRMGEERNSTISPQKIHNQTARKRFVQKCVLPLSEDSPLMYQPQRMDLTMHSGMPVKLRTCVHCNTTFTSAVSLSNHLRAYARKKSAGLLTGTALDCKQKKSRSRSGSKKKMLTLPHGADEVYILRCRFCGLVFRGPLSVQEDWIKHLQRHIVNANLPRTGAGMVEVTSLLKKPASITETSFSLLMAEAAS; this is translated from the exons ATGGATGATTTGAAGATAAACACCGATATTACTGGTGCTAAAGAAGAACTCCTAGATAACAACAGTTTTATCTCAGACAAAGAGAGTGGAGTTCATAAACCAAAAGATTGTCAAAcatcatttcagaaaaataatactcTCACTCTGCCTGAAGAACTGTCAAAGGACAAATCTGAAAAAGCCTTAAGTGGAGGCCAGTCTACTTTATTTATACATGCTGGTGCTCCTACTGTTTCTAGTGAAAACTTTATCTTGCCTAAAGGAGCTGCTGTTAATGGACCAGTTTCACACTCCTCCttagctaagacttccagtatgAATAAAGGCAGTGTTTCATTAACCACTGGACAACCTGTGGATCAGCCAACAACAGAGTCTTGTTCAGCGTTGAAGGTGGCACCTGATCTTCAACTATCTACACCACAGAAAGCAAGTCAAcatcaagttttatttttgttatcagATGTAGCGCATGCTAAAAATCCAACCCATTCCATTAAAAAACTACCTACCTCTGCTTCCGTTGGTTGTGACATTCAGAATTCAGTAGGGAGTAGTATAAAGTCAGATAGCACTTTAATAAATCAAGTAGAGGTGGGTGAGGATAGTGATGATTTATTGGTAAAAGATGATTGTGTTGATACATTGACAGGAATTTCCTCAGGTACAGATGAATTTAGGTCAGAAAATGATACGAACTGGGATCCCCAAAAAGAGTTCATTCAGTTTCTTATGACTAATGAAGACACAGTGGATAAAGCTCCAGTTCACTCTAAAGTAGgtctagaaaaaaagagaaagcgaAAAATGGATGTAAGCAAGATAACTCGTTATACTGAGGATTGCTTTAGTGATTCTAATTGTATACCCAATAAGTCAAAAATGCTAGAAGTAGACTTTCTGGAGCAGAATGAAGAACTACAAGCAATAGACTCACAGAAATATGCATTATCAAAAGTGAAGCCTGAATCAACTGATGAAGACTTGGAATCTGTGGATGCTTTTCAGCATCTAATTTATAACCCAGATAAGTGTGGAGAAGACAGTTCACCCGTTCATACTAGCACTTTTCTTTCAAataccttaaaaaagaaatgtgaagaaagtGATTCCGAGTCACCTGCTACTTTCAGCACCGAAGAGCCATCATTCTACCCCTGTACAAAGTGCAATGTgaattttagggagaaaaaacaCCTCCACAGGCATATGATGTATCATTTAGATGGGAATAGCCACTTTCGTCATCTTAATGTCCCAAGGCCATATGCTTGTAGAGAATGTGGACGGACATTTCGAGATCGTAACTCACTTCTAAAGCATATGATCATTCAccaagaaagaagacagaagttGATGGAGGAAATTCGTGAGTTGAAAGAACTTCAGGATGAAGGAAGAAGTGCACGATTACAGTGCCCTCAGTGTGTGTTTGGTACCAATTGCCCTAAAACATTTGTGCAACATGCTAAAACCcatgaaaaagataaaaggtaCTACTGCTGTGAAGAGTGTAACTTCATGGCTGTGACAGAAAATGAATTAGAATGCCATCGAGGCATTGCCCACGGAGCAGTGGTAAAATGCCCTATCGTCAATTCTGATGTAGCCCAGAGAAAAACGCAAAAAAAGACTTTCATGAAAGACTCTGTTGTAGGATCATCCAAAAAATCAGCCACCTACATATGTAAGATGTGTCCTTTTACTACTTCAGccagaagtattttaaaaaaacacatggaatacTTGCATTCATCATCATGTGTTGATTCATTTGGTAGTCCTCTTGGACTTGATAAACGAAAAAGTGACATTCTCGAAGAACCTATAGATATTGATGGCACTAAACCGTTAATTAAACAACAGTCAGCCACATTTCCAAAGAATTCCGCTTTAAAACAAGATGTAAAGCGAACTTTTGGATCATCCTCACAATCAAGTAATTTTTCCAAATTCCACAAGCGGCCACACAGAATACAAAAAGCTCGGAAAAGCATTGCCCAGTCAGGTGTAAATGTGTGCAATCAAAACAATTCTCACAAGACTGTTATGATTAAAAGCAGCACTGACCAAAAACCTAAGTATTTCCatcaagcaacaaaagaaaaatctaatgcCAAGGCAAATAGCAACTATTTATATAGACACAAATATGAAAACTATAGGATGATCAAAAAATCAGGTGAATCGTATCCTCtacatttcaaaaaagaagaagccagCTCATTGAATTCTTTACATTTGTTCTCGTCATCAAGTAATTCTCACAACAATAGTTTCATTTCAGACTCTCAAAACTCTGACACCAAAAGGCCAGAAAGCTTCAAAGAACATAGGCGTGTAGCTGTAAAGAGAGTAGTTAAGGAATCTAAGAAGGAAAGCTCTGTTGGAGGAGAAGACTTGGATAGCTATCCAGATTTCCTGCATAAAATGACAGTTGTTGTTTTGCAAAAACTTAATTCTGCTGAAAAGAAAGACAGCTATGAAACAGAAGATGAAAGTTCTTGGGATAATGTTGAGCTAAGTGACTACACTACACAGGCTATGGAAGATGAAACCTATAATGATATTAATCAAGAACATGTAAACTTATTCCCACTGTTTAAAAGCAAGGTGGAAAGTCAAGAGCCTGGAGAAAATGCTACTCTTAGTTATGATCAAAACGATggcttttattttgaatattatgaagATGCTGGAACTAATAACTTTTTGCATGACATACATGATTCTCAGCATTTAGAAAATGCAGAAACTTCATTGTCAAAGCATAGTTCTGTTTTTCACTGGACTGATTTGTCTCTTGAGAAGAAATCATGTCCTTACTGCCCAGCAACATTTGAAACAGGTGTTGGGTTGTCAAATCATGTCCGAGGACATCTTCACAGAGCTGGATTAAGCTATGAAGCCCGCCATGTTGTATCACCAGAACAAATAGCCACAAGTGACAAAATGCAACATTTCAAAAGAACTGGTACAGGGACACCTGTTAAGCGAGTTAGAAAAG ctatAGAGAAGTCTGAAACCACTTCTGAACACACTTGTCAGCTCTGTGGTGGTTGGTTTGATACTAAAATTGGATTATCGAATCATGTTAGAGGCCATCTGAAAAGACTTGGAAAGACCAAATGGGATGCTCACAAATCTCCAATCTGTGTTTTGAATGAGATGatgcaaaatgaagaaaaatatgaaaaaatcttgaaagcattGAACAGTCGTCGTATTATTCCCAGACCATTTGTAGCTCAAAAACTTGCATCAAGTGATGACTTTCTATCTCAAAATGTTATACCTCTTGAAGCATACCGTAATGGCCTAAAGACTGAAGCTTTATCAGTGTCTGCATCAGAAGAAGAAGGGCTGAGTTTCTTAAATGAATATGATGAAACAAAACCAGAACTACCCAGTGGAAAAAAGAATCAGTCTCTTACACTGATagaactacttaaaaataaaaggatgggagaagaaaggaaTTCTACTATTTCTCCTCAAAAAATTCATAATCAAACTGCAAGGAAGAGATTTGTTCAGAAGTGTGTTCTTCCATTAAGTGAAGACAGTCCCTTGATGTATCAACCACAAAGAATGGATTTGACTATGCACTCAG GTATGCCTGTGAAGCTTAGAACATGTGTGCATTGCAATACGACGTTTACAAGTGCTGTTAGCCTGTCCAACCACTTACGCGCTTATGCACGAAAGAAGAGTGCTGGACTTTTGACTGGTACAG
- the ZNF644 gene encoding zinc finger protein 644 isoform X4, giving the protein MDDLKINTDITGAKEELLDNNSFISDKESGVHKPKDCQTSFQKNNTLTLPEELSKDKSEKALSGGQSTLFIHAGAPTVSSENFILPKGAAVNGPVSHSSLAKTSSMNKGSVSLTTGQPVDQPTTESCSALKVAPDLQLSTPQKASQHQVLFLLSDVAHAKNPTHSIKKLPTSASVGCDIQNSVGSSIKSDSTLINQVEVGEDSDDLLVKDDCVDTLTGISSGTDEFRSENDTNWDPQKEFIQFLMTNEDTVDKAPVHSKVGLEKKRKRKMDVSKITRYTEDCFSDSNCIPNKSKMLEVDFLEQNEELQAIDSQKYALSKVKPESTDEDLESVDAFQHLIYNPDKCGEDSSPVHTSTFLSNTLKKKCEESDSESPATFSTEEPSFYPCTKCNVNFREKKHLHRHMMYHLDGNSHFRHLNVPRPYACRECGRTFRDRNSLLKHMIIHQERRQKLMEEIRELKELQDEGRSARLQCPQCVFGTNCPKTFVQHAKTHEKDKRYYCCEECNFMAVTENELECHRGIAHGAVVKCPIVNSDVAQRKTQKKTFMKDSVVGSSKKSATYICKMCPFTTSARSILKKHMEYLHSSSCVDSFGSPLGLDKRKSDILEEPIDIDGTKPLIKQQSATFPKNSALKQDVKRTFGSSSQSSNFSKFHKRPHRIQKARKSIAQSGVNVCNQNNSHKTVMIKSSTDQKPKYFHQATKEKSNAKANSNYLYRHKYENYRMIKKSGESYPLHFKKEEASSLNSLHLFSSSSNSHNNSFISDSQNSDTKRPESFKEHRRVAVKRVVKESKKESSVGGEDLDSYPDFLHKMTVVVLQKLNSAEKKDSYETEDESSWDNVELSDYTTQAMEDETYNDINQEHVNLFPLFKSKVESQEPGENATLSYDQNDGFYFEYYEDAGTNNFLHDIHDSQHLENAETSLSKHSSVFHWTDLSLEKKSCPYCPATFETGVGLSNHVRGHLHRAGLSYEARHVVSPEQIATSDKMQHFKRTGTGTPVKRVRKAIEKSETTSEHTCQLCGGWFDTKIGLSNHVRGHLKRLGKTKWDAHKSPICVLNEMMQNEEKYEKILKALNSRRIIPRPFVAQKLASSDDFLSQNVIPLEAYRNGLKTEALSVSASEEEGLSFLNEYDETKPELPSGKKNQSLTLIELLKNKRMGEERNSTISPQKIHNQTARKRFVQKCVLPLSEDSPLMYQPQRMDLTMHSALDCKQKKSRSRSGSKKKMLTLPHGADEVYILRCRFCGLVFRGPLSVQEDWIKHLQRHIVNANLPRTGAGMVEVTSLLKKPASITETSFSLLMAEAAS; this is encoded by the exons ATGGATGATTTGAAGATAAACACCGATATTACTGGTGCTAAAGAAGAACTCCTAGATAACAACAGTTTTATCTCAGACAAAGAGAGTGGAGTTCATAAACCAAAAGATTGTCAAAcatcatttcagaaaaataatactcTCACTCTGCCTGAAGAACTGTCAAAGGACAAATCTGAAAAAGCCTTAAGTGGAGGCCAGTCTACTTTATTTATACATGCTGGTGCTCCTACTGTTTCTAGTGAAAACTTTATCTTGCCTAAAGGAGCTGCTGTTAATGGACCAGTTTCACACTCCTCCttagctaagacttccagtatgAATAAAGGCAGTGTTTCATTAACCACTGGACAACCTGTGGATCAGCCAACAACAGAGTCTTGTTCAGCGTTGAAGGTGGCACCTGATCTTCAACTATCTACACCACAGAAAGCAAGTCAAcatcaagttttatttttgttatcagATGTAGCGCATGCTAAAAATCCAACCCATTCCATTAAAAAACTACCTACCTCTGCTTCCGTTGGTTGTGACATTCAGAATTCAGTAGGGAGTAGTATAAAGTCAGATAGCACTTTAATAAATCAAGTAGAGGTGGGTGAGGATAGTGATGATTTATTGGTAAAAGATGATTGTGTTGATACATTGACAGGAATTTCCTCAGGTACAGATGAATTTAGGTCAGAAAATGATACGAACTGGGATCCCCAAAAAGAGTTCATTCAGTTTCTTATGACTAATGAAGACACAGTGGATAAAGCTCCAGTTCACTCTAAAGTAGgtctagaaaaaaagagaaagcgaAAAATGGATGTAAGCAAGATAACTCGTTATACTGAGGATTGCTTTAGTGATTCTAATTGTATACCCAATAAGTCAAAAATGCTAGAAGTAGACTTTCTGGAGCAGAATGAAGAACTACAAGCAATAGACTCACAGAAATATGCATTATCAAAAGTGAAGCCTGAATCAACTGATGAAGACTTGGAATCTGTGGATGCTTTTCAGCATCTAATTTATAACCCAGATAAGTGTGGAGAAGACAGTTCACCCGTTCATACTAGCACTTTTCTTTCAAataccttaaaaaagaaatgtgaagaaagtGATTCCGAGTCACCTGCTACTTTCAGCACCGAAGAGCCATCATTCTACCCCTGTACAAAGTGCAATGTgaattttagggagaaaaaacaCCTCCACAGGCATATGATGTATCATTTAGATGGGAATAGCCACTTTCGTCATCTTAATGTCCCAAGGCCATATGCTTGTAGAGAATGTGGACGGACATTTCGAGATCGTAACTCACTTCTAAAGCATATGATCATTCAccaagaaagaagacagaagttGATGGAGGAAATTCGTGAGTTGAAAGAACTTCAGGATGAAGGAAGAAGTGCACGATTACAGTGCCCTCAGTGTGTGTTTGGTACCAATTGCCCTAAAACATTTGTGCAACATGCTAAAACCcatgaaaaagataaaaggtaCTACTGCTGTGAAGAGTGTAACTTCATGGCTGTGACAGAAAATGAATTAGAATGCCATCGAGGCATTGCCCACGGAGCAGTGGTAAAATGCCCTATCGTCAATTCTGATGTAGCCCAGAGAAAAACGCAAAAAAAGACTTTCATGAAAGACTCTGTTGTAGGATCATCCAAAAAATCAGCCACCTACATATGTAAGATGTGTCCTTTTACTACTTCAGccagaagtattttaaaaaaacacatggaatacTTGCATTCATCATCATGTGTTGATTCATTTGGTAGTCCTCTTGGACTTGATAAACGAAAAAGTGACATTCTCGAAGAACCTATAGATATTGATGGCACTAAACCGTTAATTAAACAACAGTCAGCCACATTTCCAAAGAATTCCGCTTTAAAACAAGATGTAAAGCGAACTTTTGGATCATCCTCACAATCAAGTAATTTTTCCAAATTCCACAAGCGGCCACACAGAATACAAAAAGCTCGGAAAAGCATTGCCCAGTCAGGTGTAAATGTGTGCAATCAAAACAATTCTCACAAGACTGTTATGATTAAAAGCAGCACTGACCAAAAACCTAAGTATTTCCatcaagcaacaaaagaaaaatctaatgcCAAGGCAAATAGCAACTATTTATATAGACACAAATATGAAAACTATAGGATGATCAAAAAATCAGGTGAATCGTATCCTCtacatttcaaaaaagaagaagccagCTCATTGAATTCTTTACATTTGTTCTCGTCATCAAGTAATTCTCACAACAATAGTTTCATTTCAGACTCTCAAAACTCTGACACCAAAAGGCCAGAAAGCTTCAAAGAACATAGGCGTGTAGCTGTAAAGAGAGTAGTTAAGGAATCTAAGAAGGAAAGCTCTGTTGGAGGAGAAGACTTGGATAGCTATCCAGATTTCCTGCATAAAATGACAGTTGTTGTTTTGCAAAAACTTAATTCTGCTGAAAAGAAAGACAGCTATGAAACAGAAGATGAAAGTTCTTGGGATAATGTTGAGCTAAGTGACTACACTACACAGGCTATGGAAGATGAAACCTATAATGATATTAATCAAGAACATGTAAACTTATTCCCACTGTTTAAAAGCAAGGTGGAAAGTCAAGAGCCTGGAGAAAATGCTACTCTTAGTTATGATCAAAACGATggcttttattttgaatattatgaagATGCTGGAACTAATAACTTTTTGCATGACATACATGATTCTCAGCATTTAGAAAATGCAGAAACTTCATTGTCAAAGCATAGTTCTGTTTTTCACTGGACTGATTTGTCTCTTGAGAAGAAATCATGTCCTTACTGCCCAGCAACATTTGAAACAGGTGTTGGGTTGTCAAATCATGTCCGAGGACATCTTCACAGAGCTGGATTAAGCTATGAAGCCCGCCATGTTGTATCACCAGAACAAATAGCCACAAGTGACAAAATGCAACATTTCAAAAGAACTGGTACAGGGACACCTGTTAAGCGAGTTAGAAAAG ctatAGAGAAGTCTGAAACCACTTCTGAACACACTTGTCAGCTCTGTGGTGGTTGGTTTGATACTAAAATTGGATTATCGAATCATGTTAGAGGCCATCTGAAAAGACTTGGAAAGACCAAATGGGATGCTCACAAATCTCCAATCTGTGTTTTGAATGAGATGatgcaaaatgaagaaaaatatgaaaaaatcttgaaagcattGAACAGTCGTCGTATTATTCCCAGACCATTTGTAGCTCAAAAACTTGCATCAAGTGATGACTTTCTATCTCAAAATGTTATACCTCTTGAAGCATACCGTAATGGCCTAAAGACTGAAGCTTTATCAGTGTCTGCATCAGAAGAAGAAGGGCTGAGTTTCTTAAATGAATATGATGAAACAAAACCAGAACTACCCAGTGGAAAAAAGAATCAGTCTCTTACACTGATagaactacttaaaaataaaaggatgggagaagaaaggaaTTCTACTATTTCTCCTCAAAAAATTCATAATCAAACTGCAAGGAAGAGATTTGTTCAGAAGTGTGTTCTTCCATTAAGTGAAGACAGTCCCTTGATGTATCAACCACAAAGAATGGATTTGACTATGCACTCAG